One Melospiza melodia melodia isolate bMelMel2 chromosome 1, bMelMel2.pri, whole genome shotgun sequence genomic window carries:
- the RRS1 gene encoding ribosome biogenesis regulatory protein homolog, whose translation MAAVRVEAVLAAAEEQEAEKRRSITVEKELELEYDLGNLLAVDRNPPPAAALRGAGPRREALLRALARDNTQLLVSRLWELPAERAGGAGGPLVAQLPEPTFRLPREKPAPKPRPPTRWEQFARLKGIRRKKKTSLVWDEQAKEWRRRWGYKRAGGDPSRAWLAEVPAGADPEEDQFARLRREKRERVARNELNRLRNLARAHRAGSAVPAAPLHPTGHQDRDELRRVARVARVSTASLGRFQPRLPKEPAEPPSRSGGKKRRFQPLLGNLAAERNRQLELLRDMGSKKPVLDITRAVNKQLRQEEAEAAAANKGKKQSKRGKRGRRQQRPGRSGKKSGARRQPQQQKPAGGGSGGGRRKKA comes from the coding sequence ATGGCGGCCGTGCGGGTGGAGGCGGTGCTGGCGGCCGCCGAGGAGCAGGAGGcggagaagcggcggagcatcacggtggaaaaggagctggagctggagtacGACCTGGGCAATTTGTTGGCCGTGGACCGCAACCCCCCTCCGGCGGCGGCGCTGCGCGGGGCCGGCCCGCGGCGGGAGGCGCTGCTGCGGGCGCTGGCCCGCGACAACACGCAGCTGCTCGTGTCCCGGCTCTGGGAGCTGCCGGCCGAGCGCGCCGGCGGCGCCGGGGGCCCGCTGGTGGCGCAGCTGCCCGAGCCCACGTTCCGCCTGCCGCGGGAGAAGCCGGCGCCGAAGCCGCGGCCGCCGACGCGCTGGGAGCAGTTCGCGCGGCTGAAGGGCATCCGCCGCAAGAAGAAAACCTCGCTGGTGTGGGACGAGCAGGCCAAGGAGTGGCGGCGGCGCTGGGGCTACAAGCGGGCGGGCGGAGACCCGTCCCGCGCCTGGCTGGCGGAGGTGCCGGCGGGCGCCGACCCCGAGGAGGACCAGTTCGCCCGGCTGCGGCGGGAGAAGCGGGAGCGGGTGGCTCGGAACGAGCTGAACCGGCTGCGCAACCTGGCCCGAGCCCACCGCGCCGGCAGCGCCGTGCCCGCCGCGCCCCTGCACCCCACCGGGCACCAGGACCGCGACGAGCTGCGGCGGGTGGCCCGCGTGGCCCGCGTCTCCACCGCCTCGCTCGGCCGCTTCCAGCCGCGCCTGCCCAAGGAGCCCGCGGAGCCGCCGTCCCGCAGCGGCGGCAAGAAGCGCCGCTTCCAGCCGCTGCTGGGCAACCTGGCGGCCGAGCGCAAccggcagctggagctgctgcgggACATGGGCAGCAAGAAGCCGGTGCTCGACATCACCCGCGCCGTCAACAAGCAGCTGCGGCAGGAGGAAGCCGAGGCGGCCGCTGCCAACAAGGGCAAGAAGCAGTCGAAGCGCGGCAAACGCggccggcggcagcagcggcccgGGCGCAGCGGCAAGAAGAGCGGGGCCCGGCGGCAGCCGCAGCAGCAGAAGCCtgcgggcggcggcagcggcgggggcaggaggaagaaggCGTGA